A genomic window from Halorubrum lacusprofundi ATCC 49239 includes:
- a CDS encoding sulfurtransferase TusA family protein, which translates to MSQPSWDDVVEMPDELDDETAEALLADATEVQDMTGEVCPYPQVEAKKGIAGLDAGDVLVQKTDHVPSTENVPKAVGDDATAKVWKSGDGRYRIFLRKE; encoded by the coding sequence ATGAGTCAACCATCGTGGGACGACGTCGTCGAGATGCCCGACGAGCTCGACGACGAGACCGCCGAGGCGCTCTTGGCAGACGCGACCGAGGTACAGGACATGACCGGCGAGGTGTGCCCGTACCCGCAGGTCGAGGCGAAGAAGGGCATCGCGGGGCTCGACGCGGGCGACGTGCTGGTCCAGAAGACCGACCACGTCCCGAGCACGGAGAACGTCCCGAAGGCGGTCGGCGACGACGCGACGGCGAAGGTGTGGAAATCGGGCGACGGTCGCTACCGCATCTTCCTGCGGAAGGAGTAA
- a CDS encoding MoaD/ThiS family protein produces MATIKLPAVLVGGSSTSEVDVDGETVRELFENHADEHGSELRDSVIKDGEIKEFINVYVEGTPVDSLDAEVPDDAQVRVIPAASGGQ; encoded by the coding sequence ATGGCAACGATCAAACTGCCGGCCGTGCTGGTCGGAGGGTCCTCGACCTCCGAGGTCGACGTCGACGGCGAGACGGTCCGCGAGCTGTTCGAGAACCACGCGGACGAACACGGCTCAGAACTCAGAGACAGCGTGATCAAAGACGGCGAGATCAAGGAGTTCATCAACGTGTACGTCGAGGGAACGCCCGTCGACAGCCTCGATGCGGAAGTGCCCGACGACGCGCAGGTCCGAGTCATCCCGGCGGCCAGCGGCGGGCAGTAG
- a CDS encoding sulfurtransferase, which produces MTRETPNADGDAENATRRGLLRAAAGATVAGAASTAGCLSVTTPADVAARNDVSGNVAHFVGPSWLADNREDTVVLDARDPERFREQRIYRARRVPFDAITAREATDDVGEGDVPDTDAIASAFGEIGVTPDDDVLVYGASVGSRVTRVAFALAAVGHEGSIRVLNGGLSAWNGRLGTGSRDRVSPTEYEPDPAASTWVTREWLADRIGTFNGDGPGLVDVRVPEAYLAAAGSDALNADHDRHGHLPGAVDVHWVGNVAGRRMTDPGRLVRLYEVDAELDRSEPVVVYGDDNVDPTSTWLTLKAIGFEDVRLYDGGFGEWANVEGDRGRYPVETATNVVIETEGSVGGDDDGGDFSCTG; this is translated from the coding sequence ATGACGCGAGAGACACCGAACGCCGACGGCGACGCGGAGAACGCGACCCGCCGCGGCCTGCTTCGAGCCGCCGCGGGCGCGACCGTCGCGGGCGCGGCGAGCACGGCCGGCTGTCTCAGTGTCACCACCCCCGCAGACGTGGCGGCGCGAAACGACGTGTCGGGGAACGTGGCGCATTTCGTCGGGCCGAGCTGGCTCGCCGACAACCGCGAAGACACCGTCGTCCTCGACGCGCGCGACCCAGAGCGGTTTCGTGAGCAGCGAATCTACCGGGCTCGGCGCGTGCCGTTCGACGCGATCACGGCTCGCGAGGCGACCGACGATGTCGGGGAGGGAGACGTGCCAGACACCGACGCGATCGCGTCCGCGTTCGGCGAGATCGGCGTGACCCCGGACGACGACGTGCTCGTCTACGGCGCGAGCGTGGGGTCCCGCGTCACTCGCGTCGCGTTCGCGCTCGCCGCGGTCGGCCACGAGGGGTCGATCCGCGTCCTCAACGGCGGGCTCTCCGCCTGGAACGGTCGACTCGGGACGGGGTCGCGAGATCGCGTCTCGCCGACAGAGTACGAGCCGGACCCCGCGGCGTCGACGTGGGTCACTCGCGAGTGGCTCGCCGACCGGATCGGGACGTTCAACGGGGACGGTCCGGGGCTCGTCGACGTGCGCGTGCCGGAGGCGTACCTCGCCGCCGCGGGTTCTGACGCCCTCAACGCCGACCACGACCGACACGGCCACCTCCCGGGCGCGGTCGACGTGCACTGGGTCGGCAACGTCGCGGGCCGGCGGATGACCGATCCGGGCCGGCTCGTCCGGCTGTACGAGGTCGACGCTGAACTGGACCGGAGCGAGCCTGTCGTCGTCTACGGCGACGACAACGTGGACCCGACCTCGACGTGGCTGACGCTGAAGGCGATCGGCTTCGAGGACGTGCGGCTGTACGACGGCGGCTTCGGCGAGTGGGCGAACGTCGAGGGCGACCGCGGCCGATACCCAGTCGAGACGGCGACGAACGTCGTGATCGAGACGGAGGGAAGCGTCGGCGGCGATGACGACGGCGGCGACTTCTCCTGTACGGGATGA
- a CDS encoding PLP-dependent cysteine synthase family protein, producing the protein MSEYAVDESTIFETPLVKLDLDIESDADVYAKAEWFNLYDAPHGGGSIKSRIAKGMIDGAEERGDLDPGVTVIEPTSGNTGSEIARLAGSRGYDVEIVMPDNAAGGKVDAVRDAGAEIHFVDANLGYDAVIERCEEIIAEDPEAYFRPNQYENPDNPGTHERTTAREIYGATDGEVTHFVAGVGTGGTITGTGRGLTDLSDGAVEIVGFEPDEQLHAIDGLKYLKSGDHYHPDTYDESALDRTEYVTTSDAYDRARALRERYLNREIEIADPGQHDEATIREHLRVDDQFVVGTSAGGGAAAVAGLDEAGALADDDVVVFMLCDRGDKYADIPLWEEYL; encoded by the coding sequence ATGAGCGAGTACGCCGTCGACGAATCGACGATCTTCGAGACGCCCCTCGTGAAGCTCGATCTCGACATCGAGTCGGACGCGGACGTGTACGCGAAAGCCGAGTGGTTCAACCTCTACGACGCCCCGCACGGCGGGGGGTCGATCAAATCGCGGATCGCGAAGGGAATGATAGACGGTGCCGAGGAACGCGGCGACCTCGATCCCGGCGTCACCGTGATCGAGCCGACCTCCGGCAACACCGGCAGCGAGATCGCGCGCCTCGCAGGGTCCCGGGGCTACGACGTGGAGATCGTCATGCCCGACAACGCCGCGGGCGGGAAGGTCGACGCTGTCCGCGACGCCGGCGCGGAGATCCACTTCGTCGACGCCAATCTCGGCTACGACGCCGTCATCGAGCGCTGCGAGGAGATCATCGCCGAAGACCCCGAGGCGTACTTCCGGCCGAACCAGTACGAGAACCCCGACAACCCCGGTACCCACGAGCGCACGACCGCTCGAGAGATTTACGGGGCGACGGACGGCGAGGTGACCCACTTCGTCGCCGGCGTCGGTACCGGGGGAACGATCACCGGAACCGGTCGCGGGCTGACCGACCTCAGCGACGGCGCGGTCGAGATCGTCGGCTTCGAGCCCGACGAACAGCTCCACGCCATCGACGGGCTGAAATACCTCAAATCGGGCGACCACTACCACCCCGACACGTACGACGAGTCGGCCCTCGACCGGACAGAGTACGTCACGACCTCGGACGCGTACGACCGCGCTCGGGCCCTCCGCGAACGCTACCTGAACCGCGAGATCGAGATCGCGGATCCCGGCCAACACGACGAGGCGACGATCCGAGAGCATCTCCGGGTCGACGACCAGTTCGTCGTGGGCACGTCCGCGGGCGGCGGTGCGGCGGCGGTCGCGGGACTCGACGAGGCCGGCGCCCTCGCGGACGACGACGTGGTCGTGTTCATGCTGTGTGACCGCGGCGACAAGTACGCGGACATCCCGCTCTGGGAGGAGTACTTATAA
- the ubaA gene encoding SAMP-activating enzyme E1 gives MSDLDLDPTQLDRYSRHIIMDDVGPEGQKALLDAEVLVLGAGGLGAPIIQYLAAAGVGTIGIADDDEVELSNLQRQVIHGNDDVGRKKVDSAADFVAQLNPDIDVRKHEMRVTADNIEELISGYDFVVDGTDNFATRYLVNDACTLAGVPFSHGSIFKFEGQVTTFAGGEDSPCYRCLFPEAPPAGMVPNCSTAGVLGVLPGTVGCLQATETVKHIIGEGETLDGSMLFFDALDMEFDKVEIPKRDDCPVCGDDPAIESVHDVEYSASCAIDIGDDDESEPEIEASD, from the coding sequence ATGAGCGATCTCGACCTCGATCCCACCCAGCTCGACCGCTACTCCAGACACATCATCATGGACGACGTGGGCCCCGAGGGCCAGAAGGCCCTGCTCGACGCCGAGGTGCTCGTGCTCGGCGCGGGCGGGCTCGGTGCGCCGATCATCCAGTACCTCGCGGCCGCCGGCGTCGGCACCATCGGGATCGCCGACGACGACGAGGTGGAGCTGTCGAACCTCCAGCGACAAGTCATCCACGGGAACGACGACGTGGGGCGCAAGAAGGTCGACTCCGCCGCCGACTTCGTCGCGCAGCTCAACCCGGACATCGACGTGCGAAAACACGAAATGCGGGTCACCGCCGACAACATCGAGGAGCTCATCTCCGGCTACGACTTCGTCGTCGACGGGACGGACAACTTCGCGACCCGGTACCTCGTCAACGACGCCTGTACGCTCGCCGGCGTCCCCTTCTCGCACGGCTCCATCTTCAAGTTCGAGGGGCAGGTGACGACGTTCGCGGGCGGCGAGGACTCGCCGTGTTACCGCTGTCTGTTCCCCGAGGCGCCGCCGGCGGGGATGGTTCCGAACTGCTCGACCGCGGGCGTCCTCGGCGTCCTCCCGGGTACCGTCGGCTGCCTGCAGGCGACCGAGACGGTCAAACACATCATCGGCGAGGGCGAGACGCTCGACGGCTCCATGCTCTTCTTCGACGCGCTCGACATGGAGTTCGACAAGGTGGAGATCCCCAAGCGCGACGACTGCCCCGTCTGCGGTGACGACCCCGCCATCGAGTCGGTCCACGACGTGGAGTACTCCGCCTCCTGCGCCATCGACATCGGCGACGACGACGAATCCGAGCCGGAGATCGAAGCGAGCGACTGA
- a CDS encoding twin-arginine translocation signal domain-containing protein, whose product MSDDCGCGTTDADSRPSEGAVGPRPAKGSDLANDDRRNPFAEGIDRRRLLRTSGVVGATTALAGCSGGGGGGGDGDDPQPTMFVFNNGDRTVSVIDTESDELVTSAFLGTTASFPANQYSTGIDADHDVLWLNVSGGVRGIDQRTLEEVAYVETGYGPNYPNVTPDGDHLLIASGGTTGMEPEGDENHAIFRVDADRDSDTFGEVTAQIETGYVGPCDMTLGPDGDYAFVVDVADEAIRVLTVDPFETVARVGSGEPVTEGNVLPFMCTAAFDGEYLLVENGEGTLGGDPEVPREGSESLWDISDPENPEEVGKITRDDGLPGAPVTSEVSPDNEAAYLLIPGEGVGVIDLKSFEYEATLDVGGSSISASWGPNREKLYVPVQDANQVAVIDHASREVVETIGVGEAPTGAAAGTVRPESDAVSRVQASLASLGITFGEMEASWCMDDHCYCG is encoded by the coding sequence ATGAGCGACGACTGCGGTTGCGGGACGACCGACGCGGACTCGCGCCCCTCGGAGGGGGCGGTGGGTCCGCGTCCCGCGAAGGGGAGTGACCTGGCGAACGACGACCGCCGAAACCCCTTCGCCGAGGGGATCGACCGGCGGCGCCTGCTCCGAACGTCCGGCGTCGTCGGCGCGACGACCGCGCTCGCGGGCTGTTCCGGGGGCGGAGGTGGGGGAGGCGACGGAGACGACCCCCAGCCGACGATGTTCGTGTTCAACAACGGGGACCGAACCGTCAGCGTGATCGACACCGAGTCGGACGAGCTGGTCACCTCCGCGTTTCTCGGGACGACCGCCTCGTTTCCAGCCAACCAGTACTCCACCGGGATCGACGCCGACCACGACGTGCTCTGGCTCAACGTCTCCGGCGGCGTCCGGGGGATCGACCAGCGAACGCTGGAGGAGGTCGCGTACGTCGAGACCGGCTACGGTCCGAACTACCCGAACGTGACTCCCGACGGCGACCACCTGCTGATCGCTTCGGGCGGCACCACCGGGATGGAGCCCGAGGGCGACGAGAACCACGCGATCTTCCGCGTCGACGCCGACCGCGACAGCGACACCTTCGGCGAGGTGACCGCGCAGATCGAGACCGGCTACGTCGGCCCCTGCGACATGACGCTCGGGCCCGACGGCGACTACGCGTTCGTCGTCGACGTGGCCGACGAGGCGATCCGCGTGTTGACCGTCGACCCGTTCGAGACGGTCGCGCGCGTCGGCTCGGGCGAACCGGTCACCGAGGGGAACGTCCTCCCGTTCATGTGTACCGCCGCATTCGACGGCGAGTACCTCCTCGTCGAGAACGGGGAGGGGACGCTCGGCGGCGACCCCGAGGTGCCCCGCGAGGGCTCCGAGAGCCTGTGGGACATCTCCGACCCCGAGAACCCCGAGGAGGTCGGGAAGATCACCCGCGACGACGGACTGCCCGGTGCGCCGGTCACGAGCGAGGTGTCCCCGGACAACGAGGCCGCGTACCTCCTCATCCCCGGCGAAGGCGTCGGTGTGATCGACTTGAAGAGCTTCGAGTACGAGGCGACGCTGGACGTAGGCGGAAGCAGTATCTCCGCGTCGTGGGGGCCGAACCGCGAGAAGCTGTACGTCCCGGTTCAAGACGCCAACCAGGTCGCCGTGATCGACCACGCGAGCCGCGAGGTCGTCGAGACGATCGGGGTCGGCGAGGCGCCCACGGGTGCCGCCGCCGGTACCGTCCGCCCGGAGAGCGACGCGGTGTCGCGGGTGCAGGCGTCGCTCGCCTCGCTCGGGATCACGTTCGGTGAGATGGAGGCGTCGTGGTGCATGGACGACCACTGCTACTGTGGATAG
- a CDS encoding rhodanese-like domain-containing protein, with amino-acid sequence MVEELTPDEVNERVQTGDIRVIDTRPPAQYEQGHIPGAINVPLGDLPSQVPDIEWDDTDVVCACPVGQSSKQAAMLISSYEGVEEDVLVASMAGGYEEWDFELETGAPADA; translated from the coding sequence ATGGTCGAAGAACTCACCCCCGACGAAGTCAACGAGCGAGTCCAGACGGGCGACATCCGCGTCATCGACACGCGACCGCCCGCACAGTACGAGCAGGGCCACATCCCCGGCGCGATCAACGTCCCGCTGGGCGATCTCCCCTCCCAGGTCCCCGACATCGAGTGGGACGACACCGACGTGGTCTGTGCGTGTCCAGTCGGCCAGTCGTCGAAGCAGGCGGCGATGTTGATCAGCAGCTACGAGGGCGTCGAAGAGGACGTGCTCGTCGCCAGCATGGCCGGCGGCTACGAGGAGTGGGACTTCGAACTGGAGACCGGCGCGCCCGCGGACGCCTGA
- a CDS encoding APC family permease: MTDEPSGRNLDGDAPVAETVVETDEATITEGAELERTIGLTGGLAIGIGTMIGAGIFVFPGLAGGEIGTAATASFAVGGVIALLVALPTSELATAMPRSGGGYYFISRGLGTLPGTVIGLSLWLGLVFATAFYLVGLGFYALDALAQIGITVGVGPNAIVSVIAVLAGVAFTVLNVTGTENAAKLQNGIVALLLSMLVVFLGFGLLEAFGVVAVDTPPGQAADVWEAVPILSVAALVFTSYLGFAQIATVAGEMKDPGRNLPLAMVGSVVIVTVLYVLTIFVATNIFTRDTLLAAGETAMVEVGRALLGPAGALVIIVGGLLATMSSANASILSTSRAIYGVSKDALLPRRASRINLRYGTPHVALGMAGGPIVVLAATGQVQLLAEVASFLHLIMYGLMCVALVSIRRDRPEWYDPDFRVPGGPVIPVLGALASFGLIAFMNRLSIAVGIAVIAVTAGWYFYYARDVELKGAL, encoded by the coding sequence ATGACCGACGAGCCGAGCGGTCGCAACCTCGACGGTGACGCTCCGGTCGCGGAGACCGTCGTCGAGACCGACGAGGCGACGATCACCGAGGGCGCCGAGCTCGAACGCACCATCGGGCTGACGGGGGGCCTCGCAATCGGAATCGGGACGATGATCGGGGCCGGGATCTTCGTGTTCCCCGGGCTCGCCGGCGGGGAGATTGGGACGGCAGCGACCGCCTCGTTCGCGGTCGGCGGGGTGATCGCGCTCCTCGTCGCGCTCCCGACCTCGGAGCTGGCGACGGCGATGCCGCGGAGCGGGGGCGGCTACTACTTCATTTCGCGAGGGCTCGGGACGCTCCCCGGAACCGTCATCGGGCTGTCGCTGTGGCTCGGGCTGGTGTTCGCGACGGCTTTCTACCTCGTCGGGCTCGGGTTCTACGCGCTCGACGCGCTCGCTCAGATTGGGATCACGGTCGGCGTCGGTCCGAACGCGATCGTCTCCGTCATCGCCGTCCTCGCCGGAGTCGCGTTCACGGTCCTGAACGTCACGGGTACCGAGAACGCCGCGAAGCTCCAGAACGGCATCGTCGCGCTGCTGCTCTCGATGCTGGTCGTATTCCTCGGGTTCGGCCTGTTGGAGGCGTTCGGGGTCGTCGCCGTCGACACGCCGCCGGGACAGGCCGCGGACGTCTGGGAAGCCGTACCGATCCTCTCGGTCGCCGCTCTCGTGTTCACCTCCTACCTCGGGTTCGCACAGATCGCGACGGTGGCCGGAGAGATGAAGGACCCCGGACGGAATCTCCCGCTCGCGATGGTCGGCTCCGTGGTGATCGTTACGGTCCTCTACGTGCTGACCATCTTCGTCGCGACGAACATCTTCACCCGGGACACGCTGCTGGCCGCCGGCGAGACCGCGATGGTCGAGGTCGGCCGAGCGCTCCTCGGTCCGGCCGGAGCGCTCGTGATCATCGTCGGCGGGCTGCTCGCGACGATGTCGTCGGCGAACGCGTCGATCCTCAGCACCTCGCGGGCGATCTACGGAGTCTCGAAGGACGCGCTTCTCCCGCGGCGGGCGAGTCGGATCAACCTGCGATACGGCACACCACACGTAGCGCTCGGCATGGCCGGCGGACCGATCGTCGTCCTGGCGGCGACCGGACAGGTCCAGCTGCTCGCCGAGGTTGCCTCCTTCCTCCACCTGATCATGTACGGGCTGATGTGCGTCGCGCTCGTCTCCATCCGCCGGGACCGACCCGAGTGGTACGACCCCGACTTCAGGGTGCCCGGCGGCCCGGTGATCCCCGTCCTCGG
- a CDS encoding YeeE/YedE family protein yields MLLSPVAYVGVSIAVGLSFGILLQKARFCFVSAFRDFVAFKDTRVLKGLLVGIAVMTVFWSVQATFGYFRGFWTPAWGLGSLFGGFVFGLGMTLAGGCASGTLYRAGQGYLQFWLVLLFMFVGYVLFAFAFPVAETYYFQTLNPFEGQTLYLSLPFSPAVIGVGAVALGTLAYAFVKGRSQLPDDPSGGTGVGTDTRAQAAIGASRTLSAVSLGLRGIADGTVEYGRALASDDRPVTVRLRDSWDARTAGVAMALVASLWFYVHGHWAITGSEARWAGYLLAGAGFDVASVDYWGSILFRDGNISLTIDMVMIASLIVGSFVAAYASGDFRIRKPKLNRVPNYAIGGLLMGVGSRLAAGCNIANLFSGIALLSVHSFIAGAGIILGVYVMTHYMYREVGCAI; encoded by the coding sequence ATGTTGCTGTCGCCCGTCGCCTACGTCGGCGTCTCCATCGCGGTCGGGTTGTCCTTCGGAATTCTGCTCCAGAAGGCGCGGTTCTGTTTCGTCAGCGCCTTCCGCGACTTCGTCGCGTTCAAAGACACCCGCGTGCTGAAGGGGCTGCTCGTCGGGATCGCGGTGATGACCGTGTTCTGGAGCGTGCAAGCGACGTTCGGCTACTTCCGCGGCTTCTGGACGCCCGCGTGGGGGCTCGGATCGCTGTTCGGCGGGTTCGTCTTCGGGCTCGGGATGACCCTCGCCGGCGGCTGCGCGTCCGGGACCCTCTACCGCGCGGGACAGGGGTACCTCCAGTTCTGGCTCGTCCTCCTGTTCATGTTCGTCGGCTACGTCCTCTTCGCGTTCGCGTTCCCCGTGGCCGAGACGTACTACTTCCAGACGCTGAACCCGTTCGAGGGGCAGACGCTGTACCTCTCCCTGCCGTTCTCGCCGGCGGTTATCGGGGTCGGCGCCGTCGCGCTCGGCACCCTCGCGTACGCGTTCGTGAAGGGTCGCAGTCAGCTCCCCGACGACCCCTCCGGCGGGACCGGCGTGGGGACCGACACCCGCGCACAGGCGGCGATCGGCGCCTCCCGGACGCTCTCGGCCGTCTCGCTCGGGCTGCGCGGCATCGCCGACGGCACCGTCGAATACGGTCGTGCGCTCGCCAGCGACGACCGGCCGGTGACGGTCCGGCTCCGCGACTCGTGGGACGCGCGGACCGCGGGCGTGGCGATGGCGCTCGTCGCGAGCCTCTGGTTCTACGTGCACGGCCATTGGGCGATCACCGGCAGCGAGGCGCGCTGGGCCGGCTACCTGTTGGCGGGGGCCGGATTCGACGTGGCGAGCGTCGACTACTGGGGGTCGATCCTGTTCCGCGACGGCAACATCTCGCTGACCATCGACATGGTGATGATCGCGTCGCTGATCGTCGGCTCGTTCGTCGCCGCGTACGCCTCCGGCGACTTCCGGATCCGGAAGCCGAAGCTGAACCGGGTTCCGAACTACGCGATCGGCGGGCTCCTGATGGGCGTCGGCTCGCGGCTCGCGGCCGGCTGCAACATCGCGAACCTCTTCTCGGGGATCGCGCTGCTGTCGGTACACTCCTTCATCGCCGGCGCGGGGATCATCCTCGGCGTCTACGTGATGACCCACTACATGTACCGCGAGGTCGGCTGCGCGATTTAA